CTGTCACTTGCCCGTTTTACACATTATTTTTGATTTATGTATGTTGATGCTTAAAGATATGATCCCTTCATTTCCACTGCTGTATGGCATTCCATCATGTGGCTGCAggtatatatattgtttttattctcctaTTAATGGACAATTAAGTGCTTTTCACTTCTGTGCCATTTTAACAAAGCCATTACGAACGTTCTCCCTGGTGCACGTGGGCAGTATTTTCTCTGGAGTCCAGAGAACACGAGCATCTAGCCTCCTGTCCCCTGGCGCATCTGAGGCCCCTTCAGTTCGCTGTCTCCGGCGCTGACAGCACGAGAGGCCAGGATTCCGGCCTTGGTGTTTCACGCCACGCTCCCCTCTCCAGGCTTCCTTCCCACTGCTCATGAGAGCTCTCAGCCCGAGATGCCGCAGTGCCAGCGAGCTGTAAGCGGTGAAGTAAATTTGTGGGTTTAACATTTCTCCCGCTTCTGTGGCCACAGATTCTTCAGCTGTGTATTGGGAACCATGACCTTTTCATGAGGAGAAGAAAGGCCGATTCCTTGGAAGTTCAGCAGATGAAAGCCCAGGCCAGGGAGGAGAAAGCTAGAAAGCAGGTGAGCAAGACCGTGTTTGGACTGCTGGTACCACCTGGTGGCCTTGGCCCAGCGGGTGAGGAGTGGTTACCAGCAGACAAGAGTCCTGTGGTCATGGAGAATAcgtattcttattttatatcttttggatTTTTCTTGGCTGATGCCTAGCTGGTAGGGTAGCCTATCTAAAAGAAATGTCTCTAGTTATTTCTCCACTTAAGTGAAGTGGAAAGAAATAGTCAAGCCTGCACATccccacccattcatccatttcTCTTCCCTCCAGCTAAGCTTTCCTTTTGCCTGCCTGTCTCCTTTGCCCGGCCTTCTCCTTTTCTAATTAGATGGTGATAGAATGCATGGCAGCATTTCAATGCTGCTGCTGGAATGCTAATTAGACTCTGGCTGCACTTCCCCACTGTAGGTCAGCCCAGCGGCACATCACCCAGCAAGGGAGGTGCCCGAGCGCCTAGCAGCAGACTGGACAATCTGCATCATTGTTTCCTACTCATAGACCTTTCTGACTCACCGAAATCCACACAACTAATCGGAGCCTCACCGCTGAGAATATTAATTGTGGTTTTGGACAAACTACTAGATAGCGTAGCAGCAGCTGCAGTCAGCGGCCCTCAGGACTTGCGGGCTCAAGAAGGTGTAATAATTAGTCTGTGCGCAGCTGTCTCTGATTTGGGAACTCCGGCGGGTCTGGCTCCCAGCCCTGAGTTTCAGAATGAAATGCCCAGTTTGATCCTGTGCTTTCAACTCCCCATCTCTTTGCTTTCTGAGATGGCAGGCCATAGATGTGCTCTTCAGGACGCTTTGTGGGTGGTGGAACGGGTTTCGTTGGACAAAGAAATGCTCTTGAGCCGGCACAGTGTGACGGCGGCAACTGTCAGAAGAGCCCCGTCTGACTTCTTTTTCAGCAGAGCAAAGCTTAGAAGCGAGAGATCTAAAAACAGTGAGGAGTGTGTAAGCCTGCAGGCTGTGGCAGCGAATAGCGGGAACACGCCCCGACCTGCACTGCCTGTAGAACAGCAGAGGCATGTCCCTGGGATCTGGCAACTGCAGGTTGGGGCTCCACGCCCCCCCCCAATAGACAGTGACCTTGGAGCCAGCTGTGAAACTTAGCCTGTGACGCTAGTGAATGACTTAACTTCCAgacctcagtgttctcatctatCACGTGGGGGCTGATGATGCCTCTCCTCTGTCTCGGATCAAAGGACATATTGAACCTGAAAGTCATTACTGCTTCAACCACTTTGCAAATGAGAGGTCCCTTATTAAGGGGGTGGAGGCCTCGGGGAAGTGCAGTGCTGGGGATGGAAGGGGACTGCCTGGGCTGTTTCACGTGGACACTAATGGACACACAGTCATCTGCCGAATGGAAATCCTAATATGATGGAAATTAGAGAACAAATTGGCCAAGCTTTTCATTGAAAATTAGAGAAGAATTTACAGTATTttatggcttgtcttttcattattcCTTCGAGGTCcactgcattattttttttttttggcttagtaCTTAGAAAAAAGCAGCAATCTTAGAAATCTTGTGTTTGGGAGAAGATTGAAGCTAGAAGTAATTAAATGTGCTTTaattatttaaggaagaaaatggtGCAGTGGTCACTTCTGGCTTCTGTTTCCCGAATTCAGTGAGTGCGGCCGGATCACAGAGAACAGCACTTGTCCTGTGCTTGTTTGCCTTATTAAGCTCGGCATGTGGCCCAATTAATACAGTGATCCAGAAGGCAAAGGAGGTGGCAGTGCCTTTGTACTGGTGCCTGGAGGATGGGGGCTGCGCTCCCCGCCTGGCACCCTCCTGTCGCAGGCCTGGCTCAGGAGGTGCCTCCATGTGAATCTGTGCGGAGGCTGCTGCAGCCTCCCCCTGTGAAAGACAATGTGTGAACTACTGGTGCAGCACGCAGAATGATTCCGTCTTCTCTGTGGGTCAGAGGCAAGAGCGGAGCTCTGGTGTGGATGAAATCGGAGGTGTGGAAGAGGTCTGTGCACATTAGAAATGGTGGGGTGGCTCATCCACCCAGAGGAGAAAGCTGTCTGTTTCTGGGGCTCCATCCCAGGGAGAAGGAGCCTGCATTGTGTCCCGGCAGCTGCAGGGCAGAGTCCTGAGAGGACTCCCTATAAAAAGGGATTTTGGCAAGGTGGCTGGTTCAGCACACGCTGTGTAAGAACACCCCCTTCGATCCAGGTAGAGAGCTGACTCGTCTCTTTGTTGGTTTGGTTACCACAAGATTTTTTTCCAAGGAGCATAGTTTTCAACTTGACAGCTGGTTTCGAAGGGCAGAGAGTGGTAGGTGACAAGCGTGACCCCGGCTACCAAAAGAAAAGGGTCCCCAAAGGGGAGACGCTGGCCTCTGGGCCTTCCTGGATCCCTGTGGCACTGTAGGTCGGGAGCCCCTTCACTCAGTGACTGCTTTCGTCCCTGCCCCCAGATGGAGCGGCAGCGCCTGGCTCGAGAGAAGCAGATGAGGGAGGAGGCTGAGCGCACGAGGGACGAGCTGGAGAGGAGGCTGCTGCAGATGAAAGAAGAAGCGACAATGGCCAACGAAGCACTGGTGATTTCCGAGGGGTCTGGGGCCCGTGAGGCTGCTCGTGGTCTTGCTCAGCTTGCTGGCGTGAGACCTCCCGAGGACCACAGATTAGCGACATTTGCTTTGACatttaagcttaaaaaaaaaaaatagtgcctTTCCTTTTACCTGTGCTGGCAGAAGCAAATTTAACCTGAGTTCACATGTAGACAAACTCCTTTTCACCATGGGATGCCTTTAAGGCAGGGCCTCTCAGCTTCAGCTCCACTGACACTGGCCCAGATCGTCCTTCGTGGTGGGTCTGTCCTGTCACTGAAGGGTGTCTAGTAGTGTCCCTGGTCTCTATCCACTAGATGCTGGAGGTACCACCTCACTTTGGTTGTCTCATTTGCGACCATCAAAAATGTGTGCAGACACCGTTACATGTGCCCCAGGGGAAAAAGTCTCCCCTGGTCTGGAACTGATTTAAAAGGAGAAACGAGAACAGAGTTAAATTGGTTTTCTCCCTTGTAAAGCATAAGCCTCAGCTCACATGGAGACTCCAGAAAGGTGCTTTCTTGTTGCTCCCCATGGAGGAACCTGAAGGCCCTTCTGAAAAGTTGAGGGGTGTGGCTTGCCATCTGTTGCCAGGGTGTCGTCTTTGGGGGGACATTCAGGGGAAGGGCCCTAAGGAATCGGAGGCTCTGGTTCTTGCTGACCTACCTGAGTGTCTGAGCTCGGACCTGGTGGGAAAATAGGCACGTGATCCCCACCCCAGCTGACGGCGCTCTTCCCTCCAGATGCGGTCCGAGGAGACAGCTGACCTGTTGGCGGAAAAGGCCCAAATCACTGAGGAGGAGGCAAAACTCCTGGCACAGAAGGCTGCAGAGGCTGAACAGGAAATGCAGCGCATCAAGGCCACGGCCATTcggacagaggaagagaagcgCCTGATGGAGCAGAAGGTGCTGGAGGCCGAGGTGCTGGCACTGAAGATGGCTGAAGAGTCAGAGAGGAGGTCagaggtggggggttggggggtcgGGGGGTCCTGGGCCCTAGGGCCCAGGTGAGGGGCTGCTCAGTCCTGACCTTGCCCTGAGGCAGAGCATGGCTgaagctgtcctccagctgctTCTCTAGCAtctgggaaggggagaggctCCTTTTTTGCTGGGTTGGTGGGGACTGGTGCTTAATCCAGTTTTGGGGCTGGAGCTATTGGAAGAGAGCTTGGAGCTCTCTTGTGGAGTGGACCTCAGGTCATGCCTGTGCCTTTGTGATAAGCCCTTGTCCCTCTGATACCGTGTTTGCAGGAAACCCGTCAAGCATGTCCACAGACTGCCTTTAGCTGAAGAGATAGAAGGAAGCTCTtcgtacatttaaaaaatgtgatttgtttcccttttcatttatgGGGCGTGTGGAGAGACAGCAGCTACATTACCAGGTCCCACTGGTAATGTGGGGACATTAAAGTGGGACTTTAATGTCCCACTTCCCTGCAGGCTTGCCTCGGAGCCAAGGCTCCTGCAGCAGATGGGAGGAGAGGGCCCGGGCTCCCCCGGCCAGGATGGCCCGCTCCCAGCCAGGTTGAAGGATGGAACTGTCGTCTGTACTTTGTAAAGACTATTCCAGGCTCTGGATTGTTCTAGTCCTGCAGCCTTCAGATAAACTCTGGCACGTTCCCACAGCGTTTGGCTCCTTTGATTTTGAACACCTGAATTTAGCTTTTTGCTACCAAGGTATATTCTGTTCAGTTTTCCTCTCCACTTTGTGCGCATTGGTCCAAAAATACGGTTCCTTGTTTTCTGCCCTGCCCGGGCCCCCTTCTTTCCATGTTCAGATCACTTCCCCCATGAGTGAGGCATGACGGGTTAGATCCTTTGTCCTGTGGGCGAGGACCTGCATCCGCGTGCGAGGCCCTCCACTGGTGCCTGAGGAGGTGGGCCCTTGGCCTGCAGTTGTTTGGGGGGATAGGAGGGCTGTGGGGTCAGTTCTTTCACCTCCTGCCCTTTGTAATCCAGCATAAGACCTTTGATGCACCTGATTCTTCCTTGGTTCATCCCGCTCTCACCCAGAAATGCAATAGAGAGGCCCTACAGCCCAACTGTCCTCCCCCGCCGCCAATTACAAAGGCTTATTATACTCAACTCTTCTCCCCACAGGCTCCCCTGCTCTTCCACTTTAGATTTACCAGTTGCATCAGTACCACACCCGGGAGTGTTGTTCCTAGCTTGGAAGTTCTGATTTTCTGTAAATGCCCCACCTACCCTCCACCATCCTTGTTTGTCCGATCTGGCGCCTTCCTCGGGATTAACCCAGGTCTCATCGCTCCAGGGGGGTCACCAGGAGAGGGGGGTCTGTTTCCTCCACCTGTCATCTTCCATGGAGGTGACGGCTCCTCCTTTTCTTGCAGGGCCAAGGAGGCTGATCAGCTGAAGCAGGACCTGCAGGAAGCCCGTGAGGCAGAGCGGAGAGCCAAGCAAAAGCTCCTAGAAATCACTACGAAGCCCACATATCCGGTGAGCCTGAACAGGGGCCGCCAAGACCTGGTAGCCTTCCTTTCCTTGACGGGGACTGTTCAGGGCAAGTGCACGGCAGAGCGAGTGGTGCAGAGGACCTGCAGTTGGGGTCTGGGCAGAATGCCTGGTCTGCCGTTTGGCCCTGGACTAGCCAGTCACTTCTCTGGTTGCCAAGATAACAAGCAACAGGGCCTGTTACAGCTCTGGAATGTTTTCCTCGTTCTAAGTAATGTAGTCCCAAATCATCCTCAAGAGAACTTACTCTCTAGCTTCTTAGCGCCAAGCTGAATGTAATCTTCAACTACCAGTATATACCGTATACCATAATCATAGTTCTGAGCAGGGATACCCTCCATACTTCATGTGAACTATTGCCATGCAAGAAGCAGCTTCCAAACTCAGTTTTGGGACAGGGAGACAGACCTCAATTAAATAGGGTCACAAAACAAATAGAGAAGCCTTCTTGTCGGAGGCAGGGGGCACTCAGTTCAGCAAACTGTTTGCACTCCTGTTCTGTCCCATATACTAGCAAGCAAATGGGAAGTCTTTATACAGACAGGGTGCCCAGGTGCCTAGAGGGGAACTTAGCCCAgcctggaggggcaggaggggctcagGTTGGCACCTGAGCTGACTCCTGAAGGGTGAGTAGGAACTAACCAGATGGGAGAGACAGTAGGGTATTCCAGGCAAGTGCAGATGTGTGCACTGCACAAATGCTTGCACTGCACATCCACACGCACAGCACAGACGTGCACAGGGCACAGAGGCATGAGCTGCCCCGGGTTCGAGGTGGAGGAAAATGGGAGGAGTTTGCTGTTGTCATCTGTGCTGATTATCTGTGACCATGCGACAGGCCACCCCAAGCCAGCCGTATAGCTTGAAACATCCTTGCGTTATTCTTATTCTCTCTCATGGCTCGGTGGGTTGACTGGGCCAACGGTCCTTCTTGGGGACCTCTGAGGTGATTGCAGGCAGATGGCAGCTGGGACCGGAGTTGTCTAAGGCTCATCTGGGCTGGAGACCACAGATGTGTGTGTTTCTAAAACACACATTTGAGCAGACTTTATACTCTGTTCTagcaataaataaatcaataagttCTGGAGGAGCTCATATCACCAATTTCATTGTATGGGGGGATTATAATTCATCTAACTAGTCCCCAGTAGATGGGTATTTAGTCTGCTCTCTCTTGCAATTAAGAACAAAACCGCAGGAATTTGGAACATCGCTGAATGCAAATGTTTGCACGTACACGTGGCTATGTTGCtagaataaattttcaaatagaaCTGTGGAGTCAAAGAAGATGGTGGTGATAGGGGCttgtggtggggctggggggcagggcccaTGCTGCACCTATGTCCTTGGTGGCTGCCGGAGGGTCGGTGGTTAACACGGGAGGGTCCCTGCGTTTGTAGAACCTGAACCTCCTAACAACTGCAGATTTCTCGTTTGTAGCCCATGAACCCAATTCCAGCACCGCTGCCTCCTGACATATCAAGCTTCAACCTCATTGGGGACAGCCCGTCATTTGACTTCAAGGATACTGACATGAAGCGACTTTCCatggagatagagaaagaaaagtacgTAGACGCCCCACCCCCATTCCATGCTTGGGCAACCGGTGAACTAGAGCGAGTcggcctgggcctggggaaaACAGGGTGGGGGGGTTGCTGCAGCAGCCTTTTGCCAGCTCCTGCAAAGGTTTGCTCTGCCCTCACCGCCTGGAGGAAGAATTCCctaatcagaaatgaaggactaCAGACCAGCATTCCATCTTCCAGGATAAAAATGACACTTGATTGGTGACCTGGAGATTATAGTGGCTCAAAACCTCACCTCAAGTACGGGACTGGCTCTCAGGGATCTCCAGTGGTCAGACTGTTGTTCACATCGTAGCAGAGTGTGTGATAGTGCCCTAACAGGGTAACAGAACATGTTTCCTAGTTGTGTTCTCTGGTGGCTCAGATCTGTGACGTTCCAGGTTTAGaacaaggggaagagagaagaaccTCAGGCTCAAGGCTGAGGAAAGCAAACGTCCAGGTCGGCCACCCTGCTGTGTGGGctctccctgggctgggccccacAGGCCCTGTTTGCAGCAGCTTCTGCAGCTCTGTCCTCCTGCATCTTCTGGCCACTGGAAGTGGATCCGGGGTGGGAAGCAGGCCCACTGCAGAGGAAGTCTAGCCGAGGTCCCCCCAGTTCCCAGCTGGGGGTAAAATGGCCATCCGTGTGTGGCTTGCCACAAAACAATCTCAGTAGCTACCACGGACTGAGTGCCTGGGTGTCAGGGTGTTTTAGCTCTTATCTTATTTCACTCGCATTAACTAACAACAAACTGACATCACAGGTAGGTTTTAGTGTTcccatttacaaatgagaagCCAGATTTAGAGTGTTTAAGGAACTCACTCACATTACACAGCTCATGAGGGCCAGAACCAGGATTCAGCTCCGAGACCATTCAAGCCTCTGTGTTTTCTCTTTATACACTGTCCTGGGGACAACCCTCTGGAGACAGTGTCTCCTTGGAGCCCATGGTGGGCAGCCACGAGCCGGGCTGTGACTCCCTGGGCCTCACGCTGAGGCAGGGAACCAGAGTCTCTATCTGCTGTGTCCTCTGCTGGAGTTCCCCTTCCAGCCGTTCACCTTCGTCCGGGGCACCACCAGCATTACATGGCTGTGATTGGCATGCGGCTActtctctctgtgccttggcttttatagtttctattttcttactttattgCCTGTGCACATTTTGCAGAGTCCATATACTTGCATGGGAATCACTACAGAATATTCCCTGGTGTCTGCGTTGCGTGGGCGGTGCCCCTGCAGTTGGACACTTTGAGGATGAGCTCCGGATTTTCACCCTCGTAGATACAGTGTCTACTTGCAAGCGAtggtggggattttttttcttcgtAGCGTTGGCTGAGTGAGGGCCCATCATCTTTAGCTGTCCCCCCAAAATAAGCAGGGAGGTGGCCATGGCCAGTCAGAAGAGGTCACTTGAATGGAATTACTTCTCCAACAAGGGCTGAGACAAGAAGATTGTTTTGAATGCCAGGGGGCTTATTTCATGAGTTGGTTTTTTGTGCAGAACTGAAAGCTATCTGTTTCAATGGGTATTTGTAGAGTACTTTGTGAGAGCTTACAGTAGGGTGGAAGAAGAATTTCCTACACTCTCCTTTATCTAATTTTGACCACAGCCCGATGATCATTATCCCAGCTTTAGGGACGAGGAAACTGATTCAGACCAGTTAAGTGACTAGCCCAACCTCCCATGGCCCCCGAGTGGATGAGCAGGGTCATAAACCCGAGGCTTCAGGCCCAGGACCCCATGCCAAGTGGCCGGTGGGCCCGGAGCTTCTCCGCCCACCCTGACAGGCCTCGCCGTCGGCCAGAGCCGTGATGCAGTGTGCTCTTGCCGGCAGAGTGGAGTACATGGAGAAGAGCAAGCATCTGCAGGAGCAGCTCAACGAACTCAAGACTGAGATCGAGGCCTTGAAGCTCAAAGAGCGGGAGACAGCCTTGGACATTCTGCACAATGAGAACTCTGACCGGGGCGGCACCAGCAGCAAGCACAACACCATCAAGAAGGTACCGAGCCTCTTGTCTTCTGTCGGTCGGGGCCGCCCTTAACAAAACGGGAGGTCGGCATCTGGTTTCCTCAGTAGCCGAGTCATTAGACCGTGGTCATTTTTTATGTGTAGTTTGTTGAGAGAAATTTTTTTGACTCTTGACTAAAAGGGAATTTAATCTGCCAGTGCCAGTGAACCCACTGGCTTGAAGGAAGGGGAGCTTTTAACACAGCATTTCATGATGAAATGAATTGCCGTTCTTGGACGGGTTTTGATCCATCATTTAGCAGTAAAGCAATTCTGTCTTTTAAGCCGAGGGGAGTTCTGCCCAGGGAGCTGCCTTACTTAATGAGAAAGCGAAACAAGGTGGAGGCTGTTGAGAATAGACTCTCCCTCTagactttttatgttttttaagtggCAAGGACTATAAAGCTCTGTTCTTGATTTAGAAACCAAATTCTGAATGTTTCACTTTTTTCATACTTAAAAGGAAGTAATCTAGAAGAACCTTAATGTTTTAGAAGAGGTTGTTAGTGGTTTCACAGATTTCTGCACTGAATATTTTGAGTTGTTAGCATTTTAGAGGAAGTTCATTTCCATCCTAAACATCAGCCCAATAGCGTACCTCTCCGATGCTGGGCAAAGTAGAAATGTCCTCCCCTGCCACCTGAGGTCAGCTCCTATGGGGTAGCCCAGGGCCAGGTAACACCTGTCAAGCAGGTGTCATTAACAGAAGACTGTTCATCAGGTTTAGAGAATGGTCGTTTAGATATGTTTAAGTGTATACTCTTTACCTTTAGTCTTTAAAACGGTCTCCCAGTTTAAGGAATATCTGTTTTCAGTGGTTAAGCTGCATCTGACAACTACCTGCCATTACTGGAGGGTAGAATCAGGAGCCTTGACTTCTCTCTGTTGACCGCAGTTAGTCCTGACACCAGGTAGAGAGTTCCTTTGGATAGCGTGACCTAGAAGGAAAGACTTTAGCACGTTCCACATTCTTCCCACCTCTGGCTTCTGCCATTGACTGCGTTTCCCTTCCAAAACCAAATTATCCAACAGTTAACAAAAGGGGAGTTGAAGTGAGCCCTCAGCCAGTGAGCAGATGGTAACTGGGCCAGTGGGCCGGCCAGTTGGGCCTCAGAGGAGCTGCCCCACACTCACGCACCCGGGCACCGGGAGCGGCCTCATCTCTGCTGCTGCGGCGGCGAGCGGGCCTCAGCCACAGGAACCGGGAGTGTTGAAAGCTGGAGAGGCCcatttccaagtcatgaaaacaaacaaagagagTCACTTGTCACAGTTTCAGGCTGTCTGAGCATTTTGCAAATGGCACATGTGGCATTGTTGATATCACAgggtatgtttttgtttttcttcattttattttgctggtTTAGCCTCAAGCCCAAGGCAGAAGACCTATCTGCATTTGAGCCCTCAAAGTAGGTTGTTCCCAGGTACTCTCTATGTGGTGATGGTACTGCCCTCTGTGATACTAACCCATGCATGAGCttgcctgtctctgtccccaggCCATGCCAACCCCGCCCCAGGGCAGGTGGCACCTGGGTACTGGCCGCAGCATGCTTTGAGTCTGAGAGCaggcaccctgccccccaccgtgGGGCCAGGCCAGCCTCCAGGGGTGCAGAGGGCTGCCTCATTCTGAAGAGCATGTCACTGGGGCTTAGGACCGGTCGTCCTTCACATCTCGTGTCACTGTTGGTCTGGAGAAGGTCACCGCTTCTTGTCCAGTCAGGTCTGTCTAAAAGTCTTTCGTCTTGGTGGCATACGCACTTCTCAGATAATAGCCCGCGCATGGAAATGGGGTACACGCCGGTGTTTTTAAGACCGACGTCTTTAACTGAAGATTAAGACCTTTCCTGTGGTGTCAGCCTCTGCAGACCCATGGTCTTACCTGACAGCTTCTGGTCCTGGAGTGAAAGGGCTGCCCGTGCTCACGCGTTTCCTTCAGAGCCTCCCCTGTCTGTGCTCATCCATTTTCTTGTCAAGGAGAGCAAAGCAATAATAGCACAGGGGTCTGATGTGCGGCCCGTCTCCGCGGACCATCTGTCTCTCAGCTCCCCGAAGGCCGTCACTGCTTCAGCTCCTCCATGGTGCGGGCTGGAGCTGTGTTCACAGTGAACTCACGTTGGGACGGCTCAGTGACGGGCACCCAGGCGCCGGGCGGCCGGCGGTGGCTGAGAGAACTAATGGAGTgattcctctttccttctgccaCAGTTTGTACTCTCCCCACATGTCCAGGCAGCGGAGAAACTTTATTATGAGTGACAATGACATAACATCCCGCCTCTGCTCCTCACCCAATCCCCCGTCGTACCCAGCGAGGGCACCGGCGTCCGACAGTCACGTAGGGCGTGTCCTTTGGAGTCCTTGCCGCGGTTTCTGCAACTGGAATAAAATAAGCTCATTGGAAGCTTTCTACCAAAAAATGAGATCTGGCATAAACATATCCTATTTGTGGTTCTTCTCCAAGCAAGAGAGGTTAGCTATTAACATCCCAGATGGATCTCATTATAAGATGGATTCGAGCTGTCAGTGGTTCCAAGAACCCGTGGCATGAACCCCGGTTCGTGTGTGGCACTTTTATTTAGCAGATTACTTCTTCAGCTTGCATTCCACGTGTTTGTGTTGGAATGCCCAGCACTGGGCATGCCTGAGCAGGGGTGACCAGCTGCTGGAATGGGCAGGCCAGCGGGGTCATCTGTTCAATAGTGACCCATGGCGGATCCACTTTGGCTTCCTGGATGTCGCGGCTAGCACAGGGGCAAGCAGAAAACCCCCTTTTGTTTCACCCTGGGCCGGGAGATGTTTCTGAGTCTGACTGTACTCTTCCCCCTTGATGCGATTCCGTCTTTCCTCTTTATGTAGTGATTCAGATCGTTTAACTGCTTCAAGGGGCCTGATTTTGACCATCAGTTCTCACTGAGCTATTGTTGTATAGACAAATGAGGTTTGATTTGTAGTCAGATTTGCGCCGCTGCTAGGACCGTTTTCTTTTTCACGTCTCAACAGAAGCTTGTTTTCAAAGCCAGGCTCCAGTTAATCAAGAATTCCAATGAATCAAGGGTTAATACAAGGATAGGCTTGGCTTTTAATACAATTGAAGTTACCTCAGTATCATTAGATTAAGTAGTGGTGGTTTTGCTATACATGAAATTTGACATACTTTCCATTTGTTAGACTCTGGCGGTCCCTGGGGCTAGGACCGATGACAACCAGCCACCTGCCGGTGCCGGGCTGTACCTGCTACATTTCCACTTTGCCCCAATTGATAATCAGGGTAACTTGTTTGGCATTTGCCGTCTGAATCAGAGTGGCACCTGGGATTGAAATCAAAAGCCACCCTTGGGAACCTAGATTCCtttcctggggaggggggtggggatcGATAGCCACACATGTTCCAGGCATCTCAGTCCCTGGAGTGAGAGAGTGAGGtccagcagggaggctggggtgagggggatacAGGTGTCATGGGCTTGAGCTTCTTGCCTGCAGAGCCACAGTGCTGATCAGGGGAGCGGTGGCCAGCTGTGACCGAGCCTCACAGCACACTTTGGAGGTGAAAATGCAGTCCTGGAGCTCCTACACTCCGGGCCCTGCTTCCCACCCCTCTCGGGGGACAGGTTTCACTCCCCACTCCTGACCTGGTCTGCATGCCAGCGAGTTTATCATCGCTTGCATGCCCATGGTCTCCGAGGGAGCACAGGATTCCCAAGGAAATCGACAGATGAGAAATCTCAGGGGTTGCAGAGCTTAGAAAGCTTATTTCATTAGTAAATGGTCTGCCCCATCAAGGTCCAGCCGTGGTTTCCGCCAGTGGAGAAACAGGAACAAGGAGCTTTGGCATTTATCGGAGGCTGTAGCCTCTCTTGGATCAGGAAGACACAAAAGTCCAATATCATCTTCAATTTGCACAGACTTCCCTTGGAGATGCAGAGCTAGTGAAGTGAGGTAGAAC
The genomic region above belongs to Phyllostomus discolor isolate MPI-MPIP mPhyDis1 chromosome 13, mPhyDis1.pri.v3, whole genome shotgun sequence and contains:
- the NF2 gene encoding merlin isoform X2, producing the protein MAGAIASRMSFSSLKRKQPKTFTVRIVTMDAEMEFNCEMKWKGKDLFDLVCRTLGLRETWFFGLQYTIKDTVAWLKMDKKVLDHDVSKEEPVTFHFLAKFYPENAEEELVQEITQHLFFLQVKKQILDEKIYCPPEASVLLASYAVQAKYGDYDPSVHKRGFLAQEELLPKRVINLYQMTPEMWEERITAWYAEHRGRARDEAEMEYLKIAQDLEMYGVNYFAIRNKKGTELLLGVDALGLHIYDPENRLTPKISFPWNEIRNISYSDKEFTIKPLDKKIDVFKFNSSKLRVNKLILQLCIGNHDLFMRRRKADSLEVQQMKAQAREEKARKQMERQRLAREKQMREEAERTRDELERRLLQMKEEATMANEALMRSEETADLLAEKAQITEEEAKLLAQKAAEAEQEMQRIKATAIRTEEEKRLMEQKVLEAEVLALKMAEESERRAKEADQLKQDLQEAREAERRAKQKLLEITTKPTYPPMNPIPAPLPPDISSFNLIGDSPSFDFKDTDMKRLSMEIEKEKVEYMEKSKHLQEQLNELKTEIEALKLKERETALDILHNENSDRGGTSSKHNTIKKPQAQGRRPICI
- the NF2 gene encoding merlin isoform X3, which gives rise to MAGAIASRMSFSSLKRKQPKTFTVRIVTMDAEMEFNCEMKWKGKDLFDLVCRTLGLRETWFFGLQYTIKDTVAWLKMDKKVLDHDVSKEEPVTFHFLAKFYPENAEEELVQEITQHLFFLQVKKQILDEKIYCPPEASVLLASYAVQAKYGDYDPSVHKRGFLAQEELLPKRVINLYQMTPEMWEERITAWYAEHRGRARDEAEMEYLKIAQDLEMYGVNYFAIRNKKGTELLLGVDALGLHIYDPENRLTPKISFPWNEIRNISYSDKEFTIKPLDKKIDVFKFNSSKLRVNKLILQLCIGNHDLFMRRRKADSLEVQQMKAQAREEKARKQMERQRLAREKQMREEAERTRDELERRLLQMKEEATMANEALMRSEETADLLAEKAQITEEEAKLLAQKAAEAEQEMQRIKATAIRTEEEKRLMEQKVLEAEVLALKMAEESERRAKEADQLKQDLQEAREAERRAKQKLLEITTKPTYPPMNPIPAPLPPDISSFNLIGDSPSFDFKDTDMKRLSMEIEKEKVEYMEKSKHLQEQLNELKTEIEALKLKERETALDILHNENSDRGGTSSKHNTIKKVPTSSPRQKTYLHLSPQSRLFPGTLYVVMVLPSVILTHA